Proteins encoded by one window of Phenylobacterium soli:
- the mutL gene encoding DNA mismatch repair endonuclease MutL, whose protein sequence is MPIRRLPPDLINRIAAGEVVERPASAVKELIENALDAGATSVEVQADGGGLTRILIADDGSGIPPDELPLAVERHATSKLRPGEDGDYDLLRIATLGFRGEALPSIGSVARLSIQSRAKGQADAHAILVDAGAVGAVQPSAFPGPHGARVEVRDLFYATPARLKFMKSDRAEALAITEELKRQAMAHEAVSFTLDLDGRRTLRLPAEQAGAEGRLARLSAIMGREFSDNALELDQEREGVRLTGFAGLPTYNRGNAAHQYLFVNGRPVRDRLLQGALRAAYADFLARDRHPLAALYIELDPGLVDVNVHPAKAEVRFRDPGLVRGLIIGALRHALAAAGHRAATTVAGQALGSFREGGWAPPPPAAGFSAWRGGGWTPQPAAAAAAILPGLAEVSARAEPAWEAAWQPQAHAAPGMAEQGAPTAAVFDPLDYPLGAARAQVHETYIVAQTRDGMVIVDQHAAHERLVYEQMKAQMDAGGVARQALLLPEVVELDAAEAERVVARAAELEALGLVVESFGPGAVLVREVPALLGETDAAGLVRDIADDLAENGQALALKERLAEVCSTMACHGSVRAGRRLNAAEMNALLRQMEATPHSGQCNHGRPTYVELKLADIERLFGRR, encoded by the coding sequence ATGCCCATCCGCCGTCTGCCGCCCGATCTGATCAACCGCATCGCCGCCGGCGAGGTGGTGGAGCGGCCTGCGAGCGCGGTCAAGGAGCTCATCGAGAACGCCCTCGACGCCGGCGCGACCTCGGTGGAGGTGCAGGCCGACGGCGGCGGGCTCACCCGCATCCTGATCGCCGACGACGGCTCCGGCATCCCGCCGGACGAGCTGCCCCTTGCCGTGGAGCGCCACGCCACCTCCAAGCTGCGGCCGGGCGAGGACGGCGACTACGACCTGCTGCGGATCGCCACCCTGGGCTTCCGCGGCGAGGCCCTGCCCTCGATCGGATCGGTGGCGCGCCTGTCGATCCAGAGCCGGGCCAAGGGCCAGGCCGACGCCCACGCCATCCTGGTCGACGCGGGGGCCGTGGGGGCGGTGCAGCCGAGCGCCTTTCCCGGCCCGCACGGGGCGCGCGTCGAGGTCCGCGACCTCTTCTACGCCACCCCCGCGCGCCTGAAGTTCATGAAGTCGGACCGCGCCGAGGCCCTCGCCATCACCGAGGAGCTGAAGCGCCAGGCCATGGCCCACGAGGCGGTGAGCTTCACCCTGGACCTCGACGGCCGCCGCACCCTGCGCCTCCCCGCCGAGCAGGCCGGCGCGGAGGGGCGGCTCGCCCGGCTGTCGGCGATCATGGGACGCGAGTTCTCCGACAACGCCCTGGAGCTCGACCAGGAACGCGAGGGCGTGCGCCTGACCGGCTTCGCCGGCCTGCCGACCTACAACCGCGGCAACGCGGCCCACCAGTACCTGTTCGTCAACGGCCGGCCGGTGCGTGACCGGCTGCTGCAGGGCGCCCTGCGCGCCGCCTACGCCGACTTCCTGGCCCGCGACCGCCACCCCCTCGCGGCCCTGTACATCGAGCTCGACCCCGGGCTCGTGGACGTCAATGTCCACCCGGCCAAGGCCGAGGTGCGGTTCCGCGATCCGGGCCTGGTGCGCGGCCTGATCATCGGGGCGCTGCGCCACGCGCTCGCCGCCGCCGGCCACCGCGCGGCCACCACGGTCGCCGGCCAGGCGCTGGGCAGCTTCCGGGAGGGCGGCTGGGCGCCGCCGCCGCCGGCTGCCGGCTTCTCCGCCTGGCGCGGCGGGGGCTGGACGCCGCAGCCGGCCGCGGCCGCCGCGGCCATCCTGCCCGGCCTCGCCGAGGTCTCCGCGCGCGCCGAACCGGCGTGGGAAGCGGCCTGGCAGCCGCAGGCCCACGCCGCCCCCGGCATGGCCGAGCAGGGCGCGCCGACCGCCGCCGTGTTCGATCCGCTGGACTATCCGCTGGGCGCGGCCAGGGCCCAGGTGCACGAGACCTACATCGTCGCCCAGACGCGCGACGGCATGGTCATCGTCGACCAGCACGCGGCGCACGAACGGCTCGTCTACGAGCAGATGAAGGCCCAGATGGACGCGGGCGGCGTCGCTCGGCAGGCCCTGCTGCTGCCCGAGGTGGTCGAGCTCGATGCGGCCGAGGCCGAGCGGGTCGTGGCGCGCGCCGCCGAGCTGGAGGCCCTCGGCCTGGTGGTCGAGTCCTTCGGGCCCGGCGCGGTGCTGGTGCGCGAGGTCCCGGCCCTGCTCGGCGAGACCGACGCGGCGGGCCTGGTGCGCGACATCGCCGACGACCTTGCGGAGAACGGCCAGGCCCTGGCGCTGAAGGAGCGCCTCGCCGAGGTCTGCTCGACCATGGCCTGCCACGGCTCGGTACGCGCCGGCCGGCGCCTCAACGCGGCCGAGATGAACGCCCTGCTCCGGCAGATGGAGGCGACGCCTCATTCGGGCCAGTGCAACCACGGCCGGCCCACCTATGTGGAGCTGAAGCTCGCCGACATCGAGCGGCTGTTCGGCCGGCGCTGA
- a CDS encoding ATP-binding protein: protein MTLLLDIAPFIPPVSPTVTGREIYQRFEDEPDTLCIAVVDEEGRPVGLIERNAFLVRMAAQYGYALWSNRPVSRWMRTDPVIADGDMTVAEFCGRVMEERPSELLQGFIVTCGGRYAGVGTALSLLQATASATSTYAQEMTRLAEDAQASLAAKGRFLAVMSHEIRTPLNGVLAVAEIVRRKMSDPELSPFVETIIESGGALLRLLNDALDLSRAEAAALGLEEEPFPVARLVEDVRSLWSPKAELQGLAFQVHYDGPDETWMLGDRVRLQQVFNNLIGNALKFTERGVVDVWISATPESGYVRLRGQVADTGPGVPADRMASIFEPFQQTDVGARFGGAGLGLAVCRQIVERMDGTIAVHPNPGGGALFTFEVPLHHLPGQPAQAAPEAAEGTERALHVLIADDNAVNRTVAQTLCEMFGCTSEAVEDGAAAWRAAESGRFDLVLMDVKMPVMDGVEATRRIRSGPSSSSQVPILAVTANTDPDDADLYRRAGMNGVVEKPIKPERLLAAMNVVLDLEAAAAGERQEAAG from the coding sequence ATGACGTTGCTTCTCGACATCGCGCCCTTCATCCCGCCCGTGTCCCCGACCGTGACCGGCCGCGAGATTTACCAGCGCTTCGAGGACGAGCCGGACACCCTCTGCATCGCCGTGGTGGACGAGGAGGGCCGGCCCGTCGGCCTGATCGAGCGCAACGCCTTCCTCGTGCGAATGGCGGCCCAGTACGGCTACGCCCTGTGGTCGAACCGCCCGGTGTCGCGCTGGATGCGGACCGACCCGGTGATCGCCGACGGCGACATGACCGTGGCCGAATTCTGCGGCCGGGTCATGGAGGAGCGGCCGTCCGAGCTGTTGCAGGGCTTCATCGTCACCTGCGGCGGCCGCTACGCCGGCGTCGGCACGGCGCTCTCGCTGCTGCAGGCGACCGCCTCGGCGACCTCCACCTACGCCCAGGAGATGACGCGCCTGGCCGAAGACGCGCAGGCCTCGCTGGCCGCCAAGGGGCGGTTCCTGGCGGTGATGAGCCACGAGATCCGCACGCCGCTCAATGGGGTGCTGGCGGTGGCCGAGATCGTCCGTCGCAAGATGAGCGATCCGGAACTGTCGCCCTTCGTCGAGACCATCATCGAGTCCGGCGGCGCCCTCCTGCGGCTCCTGAACGACGCGCTCGACCTGTCCCGGGCGGAGGCTGCGGCCCTGGGGCTTGAGGAAGAGCCCTTCCCGGTCGCCCGCCTGGTGGAGGACGTGCGCAGCCTGTGGTCGCCCAAGGCCGAGTTGCAGGGTCTGGCCTTCCAGGTCCACTACGACGGGCCGGACGAGACCTGGATGCTCGGCGACCGGGTGCGCCTGCAGCAGGTGTTCAACAACCTGATCGGCAACGCCCTGAAGTTCACCGAGCGCGGCGTGGTCGACGTCTGGATCTCGGCGACCCCTGAGAGCGGCTATGTGCGGCTCCGCGGCCAGGTGGCCGACACCGGTCCCGGCGTGCCCGCCGACCGCATGGCGAGCATCTTCGAGCCCTTCCAGCAGACCGATGTCGGCGCGCGCTTCGGCGGAGCAGGCCTCGGCCTGGCGGTCTGCCGCCAGATCGTCGAGCGCATGGATGGCACGATCGCCGTCCATCCGAATCCTGGCGGCGGGGCGCTGTTCACCTTCGAGGTCCCGCTGCACCATCTGCCGGGCCAGCCGGCTCAGGCCGCGCCGGAAGCGGCGGAGGGGACCGAGCGCGCGCTGCACGTTCTGATCGCCGACGACAACGCCGTGAACCGCACGGTGGCCCAGACCCTGTGCGAGATGTTCGGCTGCACCAGCGAGGCGGTGGAGGACGGGGCGGCGGCCTGGCGGGCGGCCGAGAGCGGCCGCTTCGACCTGGTGCTGATGGACGTCAAGATGCCGGTCATGGACGGGGTCGAGGCGACGCGGCGCATCCGCTCCGGACCCTCGTCCAGCTCGCAGGTGCCGATCCTCGCGGTCACCGCCAACACCGATCCCGACGATGCGGACCTCTACCGGCGCGCCGGCATGAACGGCGTGGTCGAGAAACCGATCAAGCCCGAGCGCCTGCTGGCGGCGATGAACGTGGTGCTGGATCTCGAGGCCGCCGCGGCCGGCGAGCGCCAGGAAGCGGCGGGATAG
- a CDS encoding ArsR/SmtB family transcription factor: MDANIALPAALIGDPVRAAILMALLGGRALPATQLAWIGGVSPQAASNHLAKLAEGGLVVAHAQGRHRYYRLAGEEVAQALEALARIGAVPRPLDPPLSPKARSLREARTCYDHLAGRLGVALADAMEEAGLIAAEGEDRCHLTPAGEARLAELGVDLSGLPRNRRGPLRPCIDWTERRRHLAGPVAARLLDRLFALGWLERGPEGRAARLTPAGRASLRERFGLDFDAAAAA; encoded by the coding sequence ATGGACGCCAACATCGCCCTGCCCGCCGCCCTGATCGGCGATCCGGTCCGCGCCGCCATCCTCATGGCGTTGCTGGGCGGGCGGGCCCTGCCGGCGACGCAGCTCGCCTGGATCGGCGGCGTCAGCCCCCAGGCCGCCAGCAACCACCTCGCCAAGCTTGCCGAGGGCGGGCTCGTGGTCGCCCACGCGCAGGGCCGCCATCGCTACTATCGGCTGGCCGGCGAGGAGGTCGCCCAGGCCCTGGAGGCGCTGGCCCGCATCGGCGCGGTGCCCAGGCCGCTGGACCCGCCCTTGTCGCCCAAGGCGCGCAGCCTGCGCGAGGCGCGCACCTGCTACGACCACCTGGCCGGCCGCCTGGGAGTCGCCCTGGCCGACGCGATGGAAGAGGCCGGACTGATCGCGGCCGAGGGCGAGGACCGCTGCCACCTGACGCCGGCGGGCGAGGCGCGCCTGGCCGAACTCGGCGTCGACCTCTCCGGACTGCCGCGCAATCGCCGCGGTCCGCTCCGTCCCTGCATCGACTGGACCGAGCGCCGTCGGCACCTCGCCGGGCCGGTCGCCGCACGCCTGCTCGATCGCCTGTTCGCCCTCGGCTGGCTGGAGCGCGGACCGGAAGGGCGGGCTGCCCGCCTGACGCCCGCAGGCCGCGCCAGCCTGCGCGAGCGCTTCGGCCTCGACTTCGACGCCGCCGCGGCCGCCTAG
- a CDS encoding YjhX family toxin translates to MNISKPQQRTLHALARGGRIVFEKNQKGDVVEVACVTHEGWTLSDCTLEVFRSLKRKRLVASQGGQPYRITREGLRNLRSQLDNRVGAKAW, encoded by the coding sequence TTGAACATCTCAAAACCGCAGCAGCGGACCCTGCACGCGCTCGCCCGTGGCGGGCGCATCGTCTTCGAGAAGAACCAGAAGGGCGACGTCGTCGAGGTCGCCTGCGTCACTCACGAGGGCTGGACCCTCAGCGACTGCACGCTCGAGGTCTTCAGGAGCCTGAAGCGCAAGCGACTGGTCGCCAGCCAGGGCGGCCAGCCCTACCGCATCACCCGTGAGGGGCTGCGCAACCTGAGGAGCCAGCTCGACAACCGGGTCGGCGCCAAGGCCTGGTGA
- the rsmD gene encoding 16S rRNA (guanine(966)-N(2))-methyltransferase RsmD, translated as MAAARQGRARHEGCRSLRIVSGEFRGKAIKAPAGSATRPTSDRARQAIFNILEHAPWSSGLREARVMDLFAGSGALGFEALSRGAAFCLFVETDEAARGAIRENVDAMHLFGRTRVHRRDATELGVRPGADGPAFDLAFLDPPYAKGLGETALEKLAAGGWLAPGAIAVFERGAEEPPFAVAGFEELDARQYGAARVHFLRFAG; from the coding sequence CTGGCCGCCGCGCGGCAAGGTCGGGCGCGTCACGAGGGGTGTCGAAGCTTGCGCATCGTTTCAGGGGAGTTCCGCGGCAAGGCGATCAAGGCGCCGGCCGGCTCGGCCACGCGGCCGACGTCCGACCGCGCCCGCCAGGCCATCTTCAACATCCTCGAGCATGCGCCCTGGTCGAGCGGCCTGCGCGAGGCGCGGGTGATGGACCTGTTCGCCGGCTCGGGCGCGCTGGGCTTCGAGGCCCTGTCCCGCGGCGCGGCCTTCTGCCTGTTCGTCGAGACTGACGAGGCGGCGCGGGGCGCCATCCGCGAGAACGTCGACGCCATGCACCTGTTCGGGCGCACGCGCGTCCACCGGCGCGACGCGACCGAGCTCGGCGTTCGCCCGGGCGCCGACGGCCCGGCCTTCGACCTCGCCTTCCTCGATCCGCCCTACGCCAAGGGCCTGGGCGAGACGGCGCTGGAGAAGCTCGCGGCCGGTGGCTGGCTCGCGCCTGGCGCCATCGCCGTCTTCGAGCGCGGCGCCGAAGAGCCGCCGTTCGCCGTGGCCGGTTTCGAAGAGCTGGACGCGCGCCAGTACGGGGCGGCGCGCGTCCACTTCCTCAGGTTCGCCGGCTGA